TACAATTATACCAAGCTAACAAAGTTAGGACTGTTCAGGCAGCCAACACATTCAACTCAACTGAACATATATTGACTTTGGTGATCCCATGATCAAGCCCCTCACTCTTTCAAAGGATCTTTTGTGAAGTTACATCTGGTGGACCTCCATAGCAATAATGTTAATTACAGTATGGTGTATTTCAGTGTGAATCTTCTATCTCCTTCTCAGTTGGACTTATGTTCTCCATTCTTGGCCCAGCCTCTGGTCATGGCTGATACCACGATGCTGTACATATTGAGCCAGGCCTGACGCAGTGGTGCTGTGTATGCTGGACCCAAGCTGCACTGAAGCATATAAAGTAGGGACTCTCCAACtaactaataaataaaataaaacaatccaGTTAATCAACCAATGGTTTGACAACTCAACTCTCTTGAACCCATTGTCAATCTGATTGTCTTTTTGACATTTGAGCGTTACGgctgccattttttatttatatcatcTGTCACACAaagaataatatttgtatttatggaCTCGACAGTTGCTTTTATCCGACAGTGCATTCAACTGATATATTTTATCAGCATATGGGTtacatgctctaccagttgagctacaagaacaccttaacttttatttttaacaagattgCTAATTAACTGATGACAAGATGACCTTATGGGTTGTAACAAGGTGTACTCACGGCAAAGGACTGGGTGTTGACCCCAACTGCCTGGTGCTTCCGGCCTAGGTTCAACAAGAAGTCCTCCAAAGTATTTAGGTCATCAAGATGGCTCACAGCTGCATCAATCACCAACATCACCTGGACAGACATATAACCATCCTTAACCCTGATTTTACATATTTCAGTTTGGACCAAAGCTAGTCAATAAAACAAAGCACTATGAGTGTTCATCCTCCTCATTCTCCTCGAATAAAGACCAGTGAACTTTGTTACCACAACTTTCACACAATGGTGCTGTCTCTGCTGAAATAACcaacattgctggtcaccagcatatgttgtttttagatgctggtccccagcatgggatgcttgTGTGCTTGTTtccccatttttaatttttttaatttttaatggagCTAAACTGGCAAGAATTTCTTTACCAGAAAGATCATGCTTGACCAACTTCAGCAGCTTGGTTTGGGGGTGTTGGGGGTTTGGGGATGTTGGTCcactagctagaccagcaccaaaccagcactaaccagcattaaccaatcttgaccagcatggaaattaatactggtttaagctggtctttttagcagggatgaacttattatagggacaatcTCTCTGGGGTTACATGCCTTGCGCAAGGGCATAATGGTGGTGGGTTACTCCTGGTCATATCTAAACAGTAACCCTCGTTCAGCGGCAACTCTCGCAAAAGCTTAGCGTGCCTCATGTGAGAGTTTCGCAGAATGAGGGTAACCATCTAAACACAACACTTGCTCCCTGTGAGGATTGGACCAGCAACCTTCTAGTTAACGGCCAAATTACTTCACAACAACACACAACCCCACCAAGGCTTTCTCCTGATCATAACTGTATTCTTTTAGATcagccttttattttattttattttttattttttttacttttcaccaCACCTTTGTGACATGCTCAAGAAACTCAGGACTGGATAGGCATTCAGGTGCATCCCCACAGTTTGTGCTGTAGCTGAAGAGGGTAAGCAGTGTTGGGTCCAGCTCAAATAACCTACCAAAGACACATTTTACACATCAGTTAACACTACAGATCATTTTATCAACATGGGTCTTTAACAATGAAGGAGAACATAAGATTATGTAATACAAGCTACTTAACCTTGAAAATTGattacagaacaaaatgtatcTAGCTTTAAATCCCCTTGACTCTTTTTGAAGAAAGTCAGtgatattttttttcctctatggGGAGTTCAAAGAGGAGCACTCAGGAAAGTGATACTTAGTAGCATCTTTTCTCAAAGAaggtgattttgatgaaaatgatCTTGCTACTCCCTGTCGCCAAGCAACAAGTCAAGCCTCTTACCAAGCTGCAGAATCAGACAGTGGGAAACTGATGGGAATTTTTTAGATGGATttaaagagatttaaaaaaaaatttagtttgcTTGTTAATTTGCGATACCTTATAATTTTCCATTCTGAATATTATCTGGCATACATTTGTGTTATGGCTATTTTTGGCTATTATGAATGCCAATTATGTAAAAGTGCATTATTTACATAACATAAAATTcgactttttaaattattatttaaatatttggaattaattttaaTTCACAAAATGCATCTTTCACACTAACAATACtatgtatttgtaaataaaatacaatatcacaCCATCCTGTCAActttctaaataaacatttagacacattttgtttacataataTGACACCCTAAGTCAATGCCAGCATGCAGCATGATGGTCACATTACCTCGTAAACATAACAATTCCATGTGGCACCTTGTTCTTCCCCAGGCTTTCCCAGCTGTCCCGGATCAGACCTTTATCTTTTTCAGAGAGTTTCTCCATCATGACCCTCAGTAATGCTGCAATCTCTTGTTGACTCTCAAAAGTGAGGCATCAAAATGTGTGTCCTTCAGTTTAAGGTAGGACTTCACAAATTCCCATGTCCAGAGTTCCACTGAGTTTTGGTCTCCACGTTTGACCTACCTTTGAAAAGACAGTATATGCATACATCATCCACCAGAAGATAATATCAGAGGAGTGTGCATGAGGACCTATGGTTTAAAAGAGAAGCCTACCAAATTCATTTGAATCAGCACACAACTACAAAACTCTCAGCTCAACCATCTATTTGCTTTGCACTGACATTCATTTTTAATcgcaaatgttttccaactgatgATTCATGCTATCAACATCTAGATGACAAAGAAACCTAACTTAGCCCTGACTTTATGGTCACAATAAACTGACGCACCACACCTTCACTGTTCGAGTGGTGACCTTCTTCTTCTCTTAGTGGCTTCGACTGTGTGTCTCTCTGGCATTAGGATTTCTGTTTGTTCAGTGCGAATATGTATTTGTCAAGCCTGCTATCCTTGtgtttgctctctttctctctctctctctctttgccccctcctctctctcacacacatacaatcaCTCAGtcactcactttctctctttatctctctctatctctctctctctctgtatcctCTCCCCTCTCTGTTGCATGTAACTTCATACACGCAGCTTGATGTGCATTCAAACTGAGATGAAGGGGATGAAGAAACCTTTTTTGCTGTCTTCTGCAATAGTAAAACTATGACCACATTATTTTACGATATTGACTCTTTCAATCACATTCTAATACTTCTAAATGCTGTCACATCATTGTGATCTGAACAGTAAACAAGGACTGAACGTAAAGACCTCCACTGCTACTAGTAATACCACATGAGTCATAGCTCCTCCTACAGGTGAGAGCCCGGCCTTTAAGACAATAAAACATCTCCAGGCACTGGGTGTGCATTACTAattaaagaacaaaaaataatacACAAAGACAGTACAAAAATTAATATGTGATatgtaaaataactaaaatacCTCCACTGAATAATTGTGTTCAAACAAGCAAGCTATGTATAAGGTTGGTATACATGCTAATACACAAAGCAAAAATGCATCAATTTATTTTATCTCTTTTCTATGGGTGGTGGGTACTGTAGGTCATTGGTCTGTCATGTTTCCAAAGCTCTGGAACTCACTCCCTCAAAAtctctaaaacactttttttacacattttacacttCCCTTTTACACATTATACACTTTCCTACTCTGTCCTTTTTGTAATAtatctttttatgtttttactttaTATCTTTttacggacatacgggtataaaaggagctggtatgcaaccactcattcagattttctcttcggagccgagcggttgtattcagtgcactgaattcaattccctccaaagacgcacctcaaaactgctggatttacggcgcatttcagcggcttctcctcctctgcacccgtgcagtgcagagaacgcccctcggcacttcggcagagcaaaaataagagagtatattctaaaagagtatattttcattcacaaaaagagcggcacacacaccccaccccagcagctccctgcaccggtccttctacctatgggtttgaggccgcgtcggttagcactgggggctatttggggacatcaatgggatcacctccgctgggtatccccccacggacctcccattccccagcacgcttgcttgccccaatccggctctcgcacgagaccgccggctcgtctcagtgtTAGTtcaacttctcgttcggagctttGGGACctttgggaatggtcgcccagtctcacgccgatgcAGAAAtggtggacatgctttcccgggcggccaagtgcgtcgggctagagtggaaccctccactctcccctgaaccctcgctgctcgacgattggttcctgtgctcgggcgctgcccacggccacgccctgcccccgttcctttcttcccagaagtgcatgaggagctgacaaggtcacgggaggcaccttttactgcccgttcccggtctttcagctcccccactctcactaccctccatggtggagcggccagggggtattcggtgatctccCAGGTGtataaggcactcacggtgcacttgtgtccgcagagcgccgccatctggcgcgggcgcctgaagctcccatccagTGCCTGTCGGATTACATCGTCGATGACTGtggcctgtggtgccgctggacaaactgcctccgccctgcacgccatggctctcctgcaagtacaccaagccaaggagtTAAAATAaccgcacgagggtagttctgacccaggattgatgcaggaactgcgctcagcgactgacctcactccccgggtgatgaaggtcacgttgcggtctctcgggcaggcgatgtcgaccctggtggtccaggagcgccacctttggctcaacttggtcgagatgggagagatgcccccatttcccaggttggcctgtttggcgacgccgtcgaggactttgcccagcagttctcggtggtgaagaacaGACGGAGGCCTTACGACATATCCTGCCTCAGCGCGGCTTAAGACcgcacaccctgtctgctcattgccaaaggcatcctcctgcagcaacaacacaggctctgctgcagcccacccccatggaccggctccggcgtggagccctccacaggaagcagacgccacccgtcacgtggccggccactaagaaaccaaggaaggcttcgaagcgcccctgagacgggcgacccaggggcgaggagacccacttctctggggctggtcgacagaccactccatcccccggtgcagagccgggaggagaatctttttacgccgcatgcccaggaggctgcggcacccaaaagcatgacaaaagaatggttccctcatctcctaggtcacatatccggtgcacgtggccatcgtcacgaccaccgtccaccgtcccattttggcaggtatggcactccagcggtggaccccccgcccctatgcgcccagctgtggcacaaacatgcccacatgggattggttccagtggactacggggacaagattcctcctcccctctccttggccaatcttatggtgggtggcaggagccaggtaagtgcttcgatgtccctggactcagcacagccacagggctcgagtcccctcgacgtggcacctcgagctctgccccgccacgaggccccacccaccggtatgtccgacgtgatcattcccttggtccccctcgcccggagattgggcgcatggctcaccctttccaacccgtcgcgatggctgacacggaccgtctgactcggctatgcaattcagttcgccaggcgcccgcccaggttcagtggcatccgcttcacctcggtgaagggcgagaatgccgctaccttgcgtgcggaattCGCTACCCTTCttcgcaagggcgcgatagagcctgtccctccagccaagatgaagaaagggttcaacagcccttacttcatcgtactgaagaaaggcggtgggttgcaaccaatcctggacctgcgagtactgaaccaggctttgcacagtctcccgtccaagatgctgatgcaaaaacgcactctaatcagcgtctggcatcaagattggtttgtggcggtagacctgaaggacgcgtactgccacgtcttggtcttacctcgacacagacccttcctgcagtttgccttcgaaggccaggtgtaccagtacaaggtcctccccttcggcctgtccttgttccctcgtctcagaggcagcccttgcccagctaagagaagtgggcatccgcatcctcaactatctcgatgactggctaatcctagctcacactcgagagttgctgtgcgcacacagggacctcgtgctctggcacctcagccggctagggcttcgggtcaactagaaaaaaagcaagctctccccggttcagagcatctcattTCTCAGTGAGAgtgtgcagtcggtgctgaattgtctgaaggcattcagacggaggacagcagttccactgaaactttttcagaggctcctggggcatatggcatcctcagcagcggccacaccgctcaggttgatgcatatgagaccgattcagcactggctacagactcgagtcccgagatgggcttgGTGCCGCTGGACACATCGCaggaccatcacgccgatctgtcgctgcctcttcagcccttgcaccaaccttgcatttctatgggcaggggttcccctagagcaggtctccaggtgcatcgtggttacaacagacacctccaagatgagTTGGGGCGccggatgcaatgggcacacagccaccggctcctggactggcacgcagctgcgttggcacatcaactgcctagagttgttggcagtattgctcgccctgcggaggttccggccgttgatctagggcaagcacgtgttggtccggatggacaacacagcgaccatagcgtacatcaaccgtcaaggcggtctacactcctctggagtcagcagggcttcaagtcgctacgagccactcacatcctggacGACCTCAacactgtcacatcaggttaccctcaggggagagtggagactccaccctcaggtggttcagctgatttggagtcgattcggtcgagcacaggtagacctgtttgctacctggaatcctcccactgcctgctttggtacaccctgaccgaggcaccccacggtatagatgcgctggcacacagctggccccttggactatgcaaatatgcatttcccccagtaagcctacttgcacagaccctgtgcaaggtcagggaggacgaggagcagatcatcctagtaacaacctactggcccacccagacgtggttctcggatctcacactcctagcaacagccccccccccgatgaattcccctgaggaaggaccttctttctcagggacggggcaccatctggcatacGCGATCAGAACTCTGGAATCtacatgtctggcccctggacaggatgcggaaAACCTAAGTGACCTACCACCctcggtggtagacacgatcactcaggctagggctccctctatgaggcgcctgtgtgccttgaagtggcgtctgttcgctaagtggtgttcttcccaacgtgaagacccccagagatgtgcagtcggatcagtgctttccttcctgcaggagaggctggagggacggctgtccccctccaccttgaaggtgtatgtagccgctatttcggctcatcacgatgcagtagatggtaagtacttggggaagcacgacttgatcaggttcctgagaggtgctaggaggttgaatccctccagaccgcgcctcgtcccctcgttggacttctctgtagtccttcagggtctacggggagctccctttgagcccttggagtcagttgagcttaaggcactctctttgaagactgccctcctgaagggcaggggacctgcaggcattctctgtcagcgaatcgtgcctggagttcggtccgggttactctcacatgatcctgagaccccaaccggctatgtgcccaaggttcccacgaccccttttagggatcaggtggtgaacctgcaagcactgccccaggaggaggcagacccagccttggtgttgctgtgtctggtgcgagctttacgcatctatttggatcgcatgcagagccttaggatatccgagcagctctttgtctgctttggtggacagcggaaaggaagcactgtctccaaacagtggaacgcccactgggtcattgacgccatcgcgatgacATATCAGGCTCAgaacgtgccaccccctgcggggttacgagcccactctaccaggagtgtggcagcctcctggaccctggccagtggcacctctttggcagacatctgcacagcagtgggctgggcaacacccaacacctttgcgaggttctacaatctccgggttgagccggtctcatcctgtgtattggcaggcatgagcaggtaagttctgggacagctggccgggtgtaccgcttgcgcatagcgcctttcccctcccttgatgtaaagatgtgcgctcttgactcccagtcgtgttcacagactgcgatccctggatgaatttcctccttagccctctggcagttgagtttgcagagaaattcGCTGACCGGCCCtgtatgtgcgctaatgagcccctgtactgaggtaggtgctccacatgtgctggttccccgaaggcgaccccatgtgatatttacTGCAAAATCATTTCCTTgtcggcaaactgtgtcttccttgggcagaggcccctctgtccccGGTCGCCCATTGGGGGAGGATACGTGATGGCccggtgtgctggctacaaggcacacagcggtctgcccatcacacaccaccagttcacgtaacacagttcagatagttgtggcgttttgtatagggacccctagtgtcactacatcaacacaacgtcgagagtgacagatagggaacatcctggttactttcgtaacctccgttccctgatggagggaacgagacattgtgtccctcttgccacaacgctgaactacccactgaaatggccgggacctggtctcggctcctcagcacaaaacctgaatgagtggttgcataccagctccttttatacccatatgtccggggagtggcatgcaaattccactcgtcaattctcattggacttttttcaaaaaagcagaggtgtttggggctcccaagagtgacccctagtgtcactacatcgacacaatgtccgttccctgatggagggaatgagaggttacaaaagtaactagGATGTTTCTTTTCAAGAAGATAACTCCACCTATGCTGACGTTATTGCGAGCAGATAAGCAGAAGCCCAGCTTCAAATcatcagaattttcagttttcagGACAGTGAAGACTGGAATCATAAACCAATACGTCGCTAAGCATCCTGCAGCCTGGTCAGTGGGAAGAAGTTCTACTCTTCTTATTGCATGTACCAGCAAGAAGCACCACTTCAAGCACTTCTGTGATGCAGAGTGTTTACATTGCATTTCAGAAAGAGCAAATTTGAAGCAAACTAAAAGATTATGCTTGCTGAAACACGTCTTTAAAGATGGACaatgttttgcatttgttttccacCATGTGAGCGATACATCCCTGTGTCCAATGGGCACGAGTGCAGTCTTTTATGCTTGGACCGTTGAAGCAGAGCTCGTGGGGTCTGATTGTATTGATTTGGCATGCATGAAGCTGAGGGCGCTGAGCTTGCGgcttttttccactgagaaagtgGAAGCCGATCCCTCTTCCTCCCACTTCGTTCCTTCCGTGTCTCCGAGGGACCACATGAAGGTGGGCTGCAAGGTAGGGTTACATAGTATGGAGATTTTGATGAGGATTTGTTGCCGGCTCAAGCTTTGTGCACTTCCAATGCTCCATATATGCCATCTTCATCCATACAGTTTCCCCGTGAAGACCTGCACCCTGAGATCAATGAGCATGGTTCAATCATGTTTGGCGGCACGGAACGAAGAGGGTGATGCTATTTCACTGGAGGCCTCGAATGTTGAGACCCGTTTGAACTCAAAGGATGAGCAGGGTGCCTGTATTTCCCCTCGAGCAGTGCAAAACAGGCAGATGTCTGCT
This Myxocyprinus asiaticus isolate MX2 ecotype Aquarium Trade chromosome 20, UBuf_Myxa_2, whole genome shotgun sequence DNA region includes the following protein-coding sequences:
- the LOC127411362 gene encoding neuroglobin, which encodes MMEKLSEKDKGLIRDSWESLGKNKVPHGIVMFTRLFELDPTLLTLFSYSTNCGDAPECLSSPEFLEHVTKVMLVIDAAVSHLDDLNTLEDFLLNLGRKHQAVGVNTQSFALVGESLLYMLQCSLGPAYTAPLRQAWLNMYSIVVSAMTRGWAKNGEHKSN